CTCAAATACCAATTTTAAATTTTTCATATGGTGGCGCAACAACCATAGACTTTAAACATAAATTTGTTGATGGCATAAAGCTATGGGGACAAGCACTAATTACGGGCAATTTAGAAAATTATTTAAATTACTTTAATAAAGAAATATCAGTTTCAAATACTTCTTTTAGAGAAGAAAATTTAGAGCAAAGAGAAATAAATCATAATGTTCATGATACCTTATACATTATATGGATAGGCGCTAATGACTTTCTTTCTGTTCTAAATTCTAGTGAATTTGTAAATAAATTTTTTGATGAACCTGATAGTATTTATGGAAAAAATAAAATTATTGAAGAATCGGTAGCTGGAGTTACTAAAATATATTCAGCTTTAATTGAGAAAGGTGCTAAAAATTTTGCTGTTATTAATTTACCAAATATTGGTTATACGCCTTATGTTTTAACAACAACTTACAAAAAAGATATATTAAACGATGCTGAAAGATATAAAGAATTTTCGATTAAGTTAACACAGGCTGTTTATGAATACAATAAACATCTAAATAATAAAATTGAAGAGATTAATAAAACCATAGAAAATAAGATAATTTTAATTGATGTTAATTTGCAACTTAATAACATGCTTTATGGTAAGCATATGTTTGATGAAACAAAATCTTTCGATTATGGGTTTACCTATTTAAATTCAGAAGTGCTGATTCCTAATCAAAATAATATATATATTCAAAAACCTTGTTTTTCTGGTGCTCCTTTATTTAATGTCACTTTTTTCAGCTATTGGAATCCAAATTTTAATAAAACTTTAGAAGATTTTGAAAGAACAAAAATTTGTTCTAATGATATGAAAGCTAAGGATTTTCAATCTAATAAAAACGCAATTTTTTGGGATAATCCACACCCTTCAAGCTATGCCCACTGCTTTTTATCTCATTTTATTGAAAAAACTTTAGGAGATAATAATCTTATTGCAAAAAATTCTTTAAGTCTTGACGAAGTAAAAAAAGAGTGTGGATCTGTTATTAATTATAAATTTAGTATTCATTAATTTTCATTAAATGATTGTTTTTTGATAAATTATTAATATAGCAATCAATTTTCCTCCTTCTTTTAGTATGGGGAGGGGGACGTTAAAATATCAAAATATATATCCAAGAGTTAAACCAAATTCTTGAGTCAAAACTGAATTATTTTTTTCTAAATAATTCATTGCTTTTATCCATTCTGGATTGTTTGCAACCGTACTGTATAGATCTTTTCTATTAAGTGGATTATAAAATAATTTCATTCCAGCACCTATGTAAATACCAAAAGTTAGTCCTGATTTATTTGTAAAACGATAGCCAAATTGAAATGCAGGAGAAAAATTAATTTGTTCTCTCTCAATTTTATTAAAATTATCTCTAACTTCTTCTGACATATATAAAACTCGAGCTTTTAATCCGATAAATAGTCCTAATGGATTTTTGCTAAAAATATAATAATGCCATTTAGGAACAATACTAAATATCTCACGCTTTGTTTGAACAGAATCTGAAGAAAAAGGATTTTGTTTATAAAATTCAATATCAGTTCCGATAAAATGATTCTCAAATATATTGAGTTCATAATTTATTCCAAATCCTTGATTGACCATAAGTAAAGGATTGAGTTCTATAAGAGCACTCGATGTTTCTTGAGCCATGCCTGTTTCAAATATAAAACAATTTAATAAACTTACTTTATAAATAACTTTTCTCATGTAATGACCCTTTTGAGTAAACTTGTACTTACATTCATAAAATGCTATAGCAGAGAAGAAGGTAAAAATGCAAAATGGTTATTTTAACATTCAAGAGTAAGTATTATGAATAGTAAAATGTTTATTTATGAAATGATTATCAAAGAGCACCATTTGGACTCTTTTGCGCATGTAAACAATGCCGAGTATTTAAAAATTTTAGAAGAGGCACGTTGGGAATTTATTCATCACAACGGCTATGGCCTCGAAGAAATTCAAAAATATAAAAAAGGTCCAGTTATATTAGAAGTTAATTTAAAATTTATGAAAGAATTAAAACTTCGTGAAAAAATCCAAATTAAAACACAATGCGTTGACTTTAATAGAAAAATTTTAAAGCTTGAACAAAAAATTATCAATACTAAAAATGAAGTCTGTACTCTTGCATTATTTACATTAGGTTTTTTTGATCTCAATCAAAGAAAAATAATTGAAAACACACCCGAATGGATTAAAGCAATTGGAATTGACTCAAATTGAGTAAAAATTCTTTTGCTTTAGTGATTGACAGAGAAAAAAAGGCATTACTTTTTTTATATAAGCTTCGGTTTGCAAGCAACAAAGCCAAAGAATGATCAACGTACGCTATTTGCTCAATGCTGTTAAGATTAAAAAAACTGTCATCACACTGGATTTTAAGAGTACACATTGATAAATCAAGATTACCGTAAACAATTTGTTCATAAGTTGCATGACCAAAAATAAAAGGCATTGATCTTTCAGCAGAACACATCAATGCACATCCTCCTTCATCAAACATTGTTAGAAAATCTTGTTCTCTGCTTCGGCTGATTGGAGATGCTGACCAAGGAAATTGTGCAATTTCATCAAATGCAATAAAATGCCGCATATTTAAAGCTGCTTTAGATTTAGGAAAATGATACCAAATTTGAGAATTAAAAAAATCATGCCAATTTTTTGAGCGAGTTTTAACTTCGCCTTTTAGATAAATCCTTGGCTCATACAAATTATCTAAACCAACTTTATGACGTGCTCCTTTTTGTAAAATAAAAAAAATTTCTAAACCCGAGCGAGTGATAAGACCTTGAGGCTTGTAATAATTCAGTTCATTTAAGCTTGGCCAATCAGTGTTGTTTGAAAAAATCTGACCATATGGCATAATAGGAAAGAATAGTTCAGAGCATGTTAAAAATTGCGAATTCCAATCTCTCAATGTAGGTTGGGACTTGTTATTTTCTTTTTCTTCAACCCTTGAATTGATAGGGTATGCCATGTACTTAGCCTCACTTTATGTGGTTCTTGATTTAGATCCCGAAATTATGGTGACCGATCGCGATCGTGTATTACGCTCCTTACGAGAAAAATTAAAGCAAAAATTTTCTCATCGCATTACGGTTAGAGCAGATGAGAATGAAGGATCTTTGGCTGTTGCTTTGTTTGATGACAATTTTGAGCGTATAAAATCACGCTTAGATGATGTTAACGAAAAAATTGATGCCATAGGTGAAGCACGTGTGCGTTTTCATCAGGAGCAGATTTTTTGTTGGTATAACGGTAAATTTGTGGAAACTAATGATAGTTTAGCTTTTAGTGAACAAAATACAAATCATTTTAAAGGTAATTCAACAATTACTCATTCTTTTCATAGACAAGAAAAAACAATTGTATACACAGATAAGGATGATGAAATAGCGTCTGCTATTCCATCGCGATACTCAAGACGAAGTTTAAGGATACCAACTCGAAAGTGAGCATGATTTCATGTATTTGCGAATAATAAAAATTTTCTTTTTTTCTGTATTTTTTACCTTAATTATTATAGCTGGTCATTATTTTAGCTTTAATACACTGACACAGGTTGCTAATTCAGAAGAAATAATAAAAAAACCAGCAAAAAAAAATGTTGGCTATTTAACCTGTTCTATGCTGTCAGAAAGAATGAGAGATTTTCTAAAATCTCATTATGTCTATCGTGAGCTTGATCTTGAATTATCAAAAAGAACTTTTGAAACATTTGTTAATTTTCTTGATCCTGGCAAACTTTATTTTACTTTTGAAGACATTAAAGAATTTAAGAGGCTTTATTATCACGAAGGAGAAAAAGAAGAGCCGATTATTTTTAATAAAATTAATAACGTAGATTGTCGCTTAATCAATGGAGAAAAAGGTATCTATGAACGGTATAAAATACGTTTAAAAGAAGCGACCATACTTGCAGAAAATGAAT
This region of Spirobacillus cienkowskii genomic DNA includes:
- a CDS encoding SGNH/GDSL hydrolase family protein, yielding MINGFVTTDISNKNNILNYCNQALNNLSQNYLNTVFRRLNFSLYDVRAFSSGTPTARYHETIASGESIVNFIYHPIRYLNSQEIREAASTIEIPQKTPTQIIEIETNQALIYPPEEKVLPNHIKQIVIFGDSLSDQGNLKYKTGHIPDFPYWFGRFSDGFIWPDYLFKATQIPILNFSYGGATTIDFKHKFVDGIKLWGQALITGNLENYLNYFNKEISVSNTSFREENLEQREINHNVHDTLYIIWIGANDFLSVLNSSEFVNKFFDEPDSIYGKNKIIEESVAGVTKIYSALIEKGAKNFAVINLPNIGYTPYVLTTTYKKDILNDAERYKEFSIKLTQAVYEYNKHLNNKIEEINKTIENKIILIDVNLQLNNMLYGKHMFDETKSFDYGFTYLNSEVLIPNQNNIYIQKPCFSGAPLFNVTFFSYWNPNFNKTLEDFERTKICSNDMKAKDFQSNKNAIFWDNPHPSSYAHCFLSHFIEKTLGDNNLIAKNSLSLDEVKKECGSVINYKFSIH
- a CDS encoding acyl-CoA thioesterase: MNSKMFIYEMIIKEHHLDSFAHVNNAEYLKILEEARWEFIHHNGYGLEEIQKYKKGPVILEVNLKFMKELKLREKIQIKTQCVDFNRKILKLEQKIINTKNEVCTLALFTLGFFDLNQRKIIENTPEWIKAIGIDSN
- a CDS encoding DUF3025 domain-containing protein — its product is MAYPINSRVEEKENNKSQPTLRDWNSQFLTCSELFFPIMPYGQIFSNNTDWPSLNELNYYKPQGLITRSGLEIFFILQKGARHKVGLDNLYEPRIYLKGEVKTRSKNWHDFFNSQIWYHFPKSKAALNMRHFIAFDEIAQFPWSASPISRSREQDFLTMFDEGGCALMCSAERSMPFIFGHATYEQIVYGNLDLSMCTLKIQCDDSFFNLNSIEQIAYVDHSLALLLANRSLYKKSNAFFSLSITKAKEFLLNLSQFQLL